In Mobula hypostoma chromosome 24, sMobHyp1.1, whole genome shotgun sequence, a genomic segment contains:
- the LOC134337286 gene encoding uncharacterized protein LOC134337286, translating to MEQDISKSVEEDLAEAIQEITSQEEALLNSDDTSLKTSKKISEKLDDTEKEKDELQIEEIKAEIPKHSRGRQKTRQKPSPEATKEEISSSKKTEEVKLKKVAVEKIQAKYIGEEDPWSQITLNRCIIAAAVIVVISMGVQMIVGIFDVDEASILVYTDNSFLDDEELKLAERTALKDQGLAADTEESVSELREMPPQTPGRPELKKAHGTLKGKAGGCRTEVDNKKQISPHAKEIRSVKSGYKPREKDSETRYSKDRKDHKIEVEKKDDKHFKKEDKHKAHLEQHFKDRDVKKLSKGKEGCDKGSKLNQHHFPRRHEKNVKQKTSSKHQGHYVDFEKHRYFFKQNGNKKHDYRIHKEYNKYRVGKHGKHYGIEKLFKKSGMGKHFGKNKIK from the exons ATGGAACAAGACATCTCTAAGTCAGTTGAGGAAGATCTTGCAGAAGCCATACAAGAAATAACATCACAAGAAGAAGCGCTGCTAAACTCAG ATGATACTAGTTTGAAGACAAGTAAAAAGATCAGTGAAAAATTAGAT GACACAGAGAAGGAGAAAGATGAACTACAAATTGAGGAGATAAAGGCAGAAATACCTAAACACTCGAGGGGTAGACAAAAGACACGGCAGAagccgagtcctgaagcaacaaagGAGGAAATATCCAGCAGCAAGAAGACTGAGGAAG TAAAATTGAAAAAAGTGGCTGTTGAAAAAATTCAGGCAAAGTACATTGGTGAGGAGGATCCGTGGTCACAGATCACCTTGAATAGGTGCATCATTGCTGCCGCCGTTATTGTGGTTATCAGCATGGGCGTCCAAATGATTGTCG GTATTTTTGACGTAGATGAAGCTTCAATATTGGTGTACACTGACAACAGCTTCCTTGATGATGAAGAATTAAAATTG GCAGAAAGGACTGCACTCAAGGATCAGGGACTGGCTGCAGACACTGAAGAATCTGTGAGTGAACTCAGGGAGATGCCTCCTCAGACCCCCGGCAGGCCTGAGCTGAAAAAGGCACACGGCACCCTGAAGGGAAAGGCGGGAGGCTGCAGAACTGAGGTGGACAATAAAAAGCAGATCTCTCCACACGCTAAAGAGATCAGAAGTGTTAAAAGCGGTTATAAGCCAAGAGAAAAGGACTCAGAAACCAGGTACAGTAAGGACAGGAAAGATCATAAGATTGAGGTTGAAAAGAAGGACGATAAGCACTTCAAGAAGGAAGACAAACACAAGGCCCACCTTGAGCAGCACTTCAAAGACAGAGACGTCAAGAAGCTTTCCAAGGGCAAAGAGGGATGCGATAAAGGGAGTAAGCTTAATCAGCACCATTTTCCAAGACGACACGAGAAAAATGTTAAACAAAAAACATCTAGCAAACATCAAGGCCATTATGTAGACTTTGAAAAGCACAGGTACTTCTTCAAGCAGAATGGCAACAAAAAGCACGATTACAGAATTCATAAAGAGTATAATAAGTACCGGGTTGGCAAGCATGGTAAacattatggaattgaaaaactttttAAGAAGAGTGGCATGGGAAAACATTttggtaaaaataaaataaagtag